A single window of Balaenoptera ricei isolate mBalRic1 chromosome 15, mBalRic1.hap2, whole genome shotgun sequence DNA harbors:
- the LOC132348820 gene encoding tumor suppressor candidate 2-like: MGASGSKARGLWPFASAAGGGGPEAAVAEQALVRPRGRVVPLFVFTRRGSMFYDEDGDLAHEFYEETIVTKNGQKRAKLRRVHKNLIPQGIVKLDPPRIHVDFPVILYEV, encoded by the coding sequence ATGGGCGCCAGCGGCTCCAAAGCTCGGGGCCTGTGGCCCTTCGCCTcggcggcggggggcggcggCCCGGAGGCGGCTGTCGCTGAGCAAGCTTTGGTGCGACCGCGAGGCCGAGTCGTGCCCCTCTTCGTATTCACGCGCCGCGGCTCCATGTTCTATGACGAGGATGGGGATCTGGCTCACGAGTTCTATGAGGAGACAATCGTCACCAAGAACGGGCAGAAGCGGGCCAAGCTGAGGCGGGTACATAAGAACCTGATTCCTCAGGGCATCGTGAAGCTGGATCCCCCCCGCATCCACGTGGATTTCCCTGTGATCCTCTATGAGGTGTGA